One window from the genome of Dermacentor silvarum isolate Dsil-2018 chromosome 7, BIME_Dsil_1.4, whole genome shotgun sequence encodes:
- the LOC119459042 gene encoding serpin B3, protein MIQPRAPEVPQTAPSTASPPRTVAADAAVEDVRSSSSTASTSPQDEQQQSRKPLGSLKHVGPYPRCHRRHSKGSRKPSNSFASATSTRGTYADELSSSEQDTTEMGTDTERLQRVVFRVPPDLSGCLLQFSIDLQHKLRERGHEGNVLLSPFFVATSLVMLLRGASGNTHAQVASALHMEWDPSGTADRFEQMASELFRDFERAKIRRLGLRLTCFMALFYDQSVPVHKQYYRLQDTLCYFMDRRDFRNQSRQCRLTMDALARAISSFSVPREHVFPPGSVGPDTLLVLLSSLRLEGRWKRRFALSRDLFRWMPGAIDAAGTSVPTMRCTAPFRTADCAELGATLVEVPYENPRNSMVILLPTGPGGLAALEEKLSAPLVLRCIDQLKDAGEVELSLPKFRIRHVTDLTQVLPLLGIREAFTGEARLDRLTPATNKGIHVSCVRHVATVHVSQTGARPAALRSCGGSPIPPGAVAKRVTVDRPFMFLVLNRKPDLVLFLGSVTTVV, encoded by the exons ATGATCCAGCCACGGGCACCCGAGGTCCCGCAGACGGCGCCCTCGACCGCTAGCCCACCGCGGACGGTGGCGGCGGATGCCGCGGTCGAGGACGTGCGCTCGTCGTCGTCCACCGCTTCCACCTCTCCCCAGGACGAACAGCAGCAGTCTCGAAAGCCGCTCGGCTCACTCAAGCACGTCGGCCCCTACCCGCGCTGCCACCGACGCCACAGTAAGGGGTCCCGCAAGCCTTCGAACTCCTTCGCGTCGGCGACCAGCACGCGGGGAACCTACGCGGACGAGCTGTCGTCCTCGGAACAAGACACCACCGAGATGGGCACCGACACCGAGAG GCTGCAGCGGGTGGTGTTCCGGGTTCCCCCGGACCTGAGTGGCTGCCTGCTCCAGTTCTCCATCGACCTCCAGCACAAGTTGCGCGAGAGGGGACACGAGGGCAACGTCCTCCTCTCTCCCTTCTTCGTGGCCACCTCGCTCGTCATGCTACTGAGGGGAGCCAGCGGGAACACGCACGCTCAG GTTGCCAGCGCCCTGCACATGGAGTGGGACCCCTCGGGAACGGCGGACCGGTTCGAGCAGATGGCGTCCGAACTGTTCCGGGACTTCGAGCGCGCCAAGATCCGCCGCCTGGGACTCAGGCTCACCTGTTTCATGGCGCTGTTCTACGACCAGTCGGTACCCGTGCACAAGCAGTACTACAG GCTGCAGGACACGCTGTGCTACTTCATGGACCGGCGCGACTTCCGCAACCAGAGCCGCCAGTGCCGGCTCACCATGGACGCCCTGGCGAGGGCCATCAGCTCGTTCTCGGTGCCACGGGAGCACGTGTTCCCGCCCGGTTCCGTGGGACCCGACACGCTCCTGGTGCTGCTGTCGTCGCTGCGTCTGGAAGGACGCTGGAAGAGGCGCTTCGCTCTCTCCAGGGATCTCTTCCGCTGGATGCCAGGGGCTATAGACGCAGCTGGTACCAG TGTTCCTACGATGCGTTGCACGGCTCCGTTCCGCACGGCCGACTGCGCCGAGCTGGGGGCGACGCTGGTCGAGGTGCCGTACGAGAACCCTCGCAACAGCATGGTCATCCTCCTGCCCACCGGTCCCGGCGGGCTCGCCGCCCTCGAGGAGAAGCTCAGCGCGCCCCTGGTGCTGCGCTGCATAGACCAACTGAAGGACGCTGGCGAGGTCGAGCTGTCGCTGCCCAAGTTTCGCATCAGGCAC GTGACCGACCTGACGCAGGTTCTTCCCTTGCTGGGCATCCGCGAGGCGTTCACCGGAGAGGCACGGCTGGACCGGCTCACTCCGGCGACCAACAAAGGCATTCACGTGTCGTGCGTCCGCCACGTGGCCACCGTTCACGTGAGCCAGACCGGGGCTCGACCGGCGGCTCTGCGAAGCTGTGGCGGCTCGCCCATACCGCCTGGTGCTGTCGCCAAGAGGGTGACCGTGGACCGGCCATTCATGTTCCTCGTGCTCAACAGGAAGCCCGACTTGGTGCTCTTCCTCGGGTCCGTCACCACTGTCGTGTGA